One genomic window of Clostridioides sp. ES-S-0054-01 includes the following:
- a CDS encoding PTS sugar transporter subunit IIC, whose product MLVQAIMLAIVAGFGILDGRIFGQSMLDRPIVTGMLVGLVLGDIKSGIMIGAQLELIWMGIAGIGAATPPDVVTGGVLGTAFAILSGNGAEVALAVAVPVAVLAQSLGVLVRIVNSYFSQKAVFYAKQADFKKVTIMMWLPVVLFFLSTSIPTFLAIMIGADKVTVLINAIPKVILDGLGVAGTLLPAVGFALLMDMLLSKKMSVFFFIGFLLASYGGLDITAIALFGVCVAVVLNFYINNKENNQNPQLAINTLTEGEIDFE is encoded by the coding sequence ATGTTAGTACAAGCTATTATGTTAGCTATTGTAGCAGGCTTTGGTATATTAGATGGACGTATATTTGGTCAATCTATGCTTGATAGACCAATAGTTACAGGTATGTTAGTAGGATTAGTTTTAGGAGATATAAAATCAGGGATTATGATTGGTGCACAGCTTGAATTAATTTGGATGGGAATTGCAGGTATAGGAGCAGCTACTCCTCCAGATGTAGTAACTGGTGGTGTATTAGGTACAGCTTTTGCTATATTATCAGGAAATGGTGCAGAAGTTGCTCTAGCAGTAGCAGTGCCAGTAGCAGTCTTAGCACAATCTCTTGGAGTATTAGTTAGAATAGTAAATTCATACTTTTCTCAAAAGGCAGTTTTTTATGCTAAACAGGCTGATTTTAAGAAGGTTACCATAATGATGTGGTTACCAGTAGTATTATTCTTTTTAAGTACATCAATTCCAACATTTTTAGCAATTATGATTGGTGCTGATAAAGTTACAGTATTAATAAATGCAATACCTAAAGTTATATTAGATGGATTAGGCGTTGCAGGAACATTGTTACCAGCAGTAGGATTTGCATTACTTATGGATATGTTACTTTCAAAAAAGATGTCAGTATTTTTCTTTATAGGATTTCTGTTAGCATCTTATGGTGGGTTAGATATAACTGCTATAGCTCTATTTGGAGTATGTGTAGCAGTCGTGTTAAACTTTTATATCAATAACAAAGAAAATAATCAAAATCCTCAATTAGCAATTAATACTTTAACGGAAGGAGAGATTGACTTTGAATAA
- a CDS encoding PTS sugar transporter subunit IIB produces MVSLMRIDDRLIHGQVAYGWATSLGINVILVANDEVKNDQMKAMSLNLAKPSNVTLYIRGVEESGEIVEKFASSKKSNVLVLVKNTKDALIVAKNSGGVLKEINVGGLRYEEGKKKLTDLVAVDDSDINNFKEIIDLGIDIEFRMLPRDKKKRLQDLIK; encoded by the coding sequence GTATCTTTAATGAGAATTGATGACAGATTAATACATGGTCAGGTAGCATATGGATGGGCAACATCACTAGGTATAAATGTAATACTAGTTGCAAATGATGAAGTAAAAAATGACCAAATGAAAGCTATGTCATTAAATTTAGCTAAACCTAGCAATGTAACTTTATATATAAGGGGGGTAGAGGAATCTGGAGAAATAGTAGAAAAATTTGCTTCTTCAAAGAAAAGTAATGTATTAGTATTAGTAAAAAATACCAAAGATGCTTTAATTGTAGCTAAAAACTCAGGAGGCGTTTTAAAAGAAATAAATGTAGGGGGATTAAGATATGAAGAAGGAAAGAAGAAACTTACAGATTTAGTTGCTGTTGATGATAGTGATATAAATAACTTTAAAGAAATAATTGATTTAGGGATTGATATAGAATTCAGAATGTTACCTAGAGATAAAAAGAAACGACTACAAGATTTAATAAAATAA
- a CDS encoding SIS domain-containing protein, whose protein sequence is MTIQDYMLETPVKMREIISNADRLFNEVKKENIKKIIITGSGTSYHSGVQVQPYLQNLLDIDVVKMYPFMITEDTFKFDNENTLVVGISQGGSSYSTYNAMKLAEDKGCKIASMAGCKNALIDEISDYILTVNCGEEKSGAKTKGYYCTKLNLMLLGLQIAREKGLISSKKYSEEINKILDAIDRFEAVYKLSKQWIERNKEKLVNSKEIRIIGHSDIYGDTLESALKLLETMRIPVTGYEFEEFIHGIYNAINSDSTIFILDTGKEPRVNKMIDVLSGWTENVFAIGRDVIENDKNLKIDITDNPYYQTFNFIVPIQLICGEIPALRGVDPSIPKDTKFHMKLGSKKLNK, encoded by the coding sequence ATGACGATACAAGATTATATGCTAGAAACACCCGTTAAAATGAGAGAAATTATATCTAATGCAGATAGATTATTTAATGAAGTTAAGAAAGAAAACATAAAAAAGATTATAATAACAGGTTCAGGTACTAGCTATCACTCAGGAGTGCAAGTACAACCATATTTACAAAATTTATTAGACATAGATGTTGTGAAGATGTATCCATTTATGATAACTGAAGATACATTTAAGTTTGATAATGAAAATACTCTAGTAGTAGGTATATCTCAAGGTGGGAGTAGTTATTCTACATACAATGCTATGAAGTTAGCTGAAGACAAAGGTTGTAAAATAGCATCTATGGCAGGTTGTAAAAATGCTCTAATAGATGAGATTTCTGACTATATATTAACAGTAAATTGTGGTGAAGAAAAATCTGGAGCTAAAACAAAAGGATACTATTGTACAAAATTAAACTTGATGCTATTAGGTCTTCAAATAGCTAGAGAAAAAGGTTTAATATCTAGTAAAAAGTATAGTGAGGAAATAAATAAGATATTAGATGCAATTGATAGATTTGAAGCAGTGTACAAGTTGTCTAAACAATGGATTGAAAGAAACAAAGAAAAGTTAGTTAATTCTAAAGAAATAAGAATAATAGGTCATTCTGATATATATGGAGATACATTAGAATCAGCATTAAAATTATTAGAAACAATGAGAATACCTGTAACTGGATATGAATTTGAAGAGTTCATACATGGTATATATAATGCTATAAACAGTGACTCTACTATATTTATACTGGATACAGGAAAAGAGCCTAGAGTAAATAAGATGATTGATGTACTTTCTGGTTGGACAGAAAATGTATTTGCTATAGGGAGAGATGTTATAGAAAACGATAAAAACTTAAAAATAGATATTACAGATAATCCTTACTATCAAACTTTTAATTTCATAGTACCTATACAACTAATATGTGGAGAAATACCTGCATTAAGAGGTGTAGACCCAAGTATTCCAAAAGATACTAAGTTCCACATGAAGTTAGGTAGCAAGAAGTTGAATAAGTAA
- a CDS encoding PTS system mannose/fructose/sorbose family transporter subunit IID: MNKLTKKELRSMFWRSFALQGAFNYERMQNLGYCYSMLPAIKKLYNKKENQAKAIERHLELFNTTPVAVPTILGITAAMEEENANNPEFDESSISAVKTALMGPLAGIGDSLFWGTFRIIAAGVGVSLAKEGNIFGPLLFLILYNIPAFALRIFGIKYGYQVGVNSLERIQREGLMEKIMSMATTVGLFVVGGMVATMLSITTPLKFNLNGAEVVLQDILDKIIPNMLPLTFAFVIYYMLRRKVSVTKLTIGIIVVGIALHAIGLL; this comes from the coding sequence TTGAATAAACTAACAAAAAAAGAATTAAGAAGTATGTTTTGGCGTTCATTTGCTCTTCAAGGTGCATTTAATTACGAAAGAATGCAAAACTTAGGTTACTGCTATTCAATGTTACCTGCAATAAAGAAGTTATACAATAAGAAAGAAAATCAAGCAAAAGCAATAGAAAGACATTTGGAGCTTTTTAATACAACGCCAGTGGCAGTTCCTACCATATTAGGTATAACCGCAGCTATGGAAGAGGAAAATGCTAATAATCCAGAATTTGATGAAAGTTCAATTAGTGCTGTTAAAACAGCTCTTATGGGACCTCTTGCAGGAATTGGTGATTCACTATTTTGGGGGACATTTAGGATTATAGCAGCTGGAGTAGGAGTATCACTTGCAAAAGAAGGTAATATATTTGGACCACTATTATTCTTGATATTATACAATATACCAGCATTTGCTCTTAGAATATTTGGAATTAAATATGGGTATCAAGTCGGAGTAAATTCTCTTGAAAGAATACAAAGAGAAGGGCTTATGGAGAAAATAATGTCTATGGCTACAACTGTTGGTTTATTTGTTGTAGGAGGAATGGTTGCTACTATGTTAAGTATAACTACTCCTCTTAAATTTAACTTAAATGGTGCAGAAGTAGTTTTACAAGATATATTAGATAAAATAATACCTAATATGTTACCTTTAACTTTTGCATTTGTAATATATTACATGTTAAGGAGGAAGGTAAGTGTAACAAAATTGACCATAGGCATTATAGTAGTAGGAATTGCTTTACATGCTATAGGTCTGTTATAG
- a CDS encoding PTS mannose transporter subunit IIA, with the protein MKKFLIATHGELSRELVDTSKLIIGSLNNVEYFCMTKDKSTDDAEKEIRSILSNNKYSEEFVVLTDVFGGSVANICTNLLLQGLKFELLTGVNLPMLLSILLLVEEDTKLLVKSGLEEAKNGIVYVNELLENLNKIKNVM; encoded by the coding sequence ATGAAAAAATTTTTAATTGCAACACATGGAGAATTGTCTAGAGAACTTGTTGACACAAGTAAATTAATAATTGGTTCATTAAATAATGTTGAGTATTTTTGTATGACAAAGGATAAGTCAACAGATGATGCTGAGAAAGAAATTAGAAGTATATTATCAAATAACAAATATAGTGAAGAATTTGTTGTTTTAACAGATGTGTTTGGTGGAAGTGTAGCAAATATATGTACAAATTTACTTTTACAAGGGCTAAAATTTGAGTTATTGACAGGAGTAAATCTACCAATGCTTTTATCTATTCTTTTATTAGTCGAGGAAGATACAAAATTACTAGTTAAGTCAGGTTTGGAGGAAGCAAAAAATGGAATTGTTTATGTAAATGAATTATTAGAAAATCTAAATAAAATCAAAAATGTAATGTAG